The following DNA comes from Blattabacterium cuenoti.
AGAATGCTTTATAGTTTCAGAAGAATTCTATCACAAAAAAAATTTCTTTTTAAAAGAAACTTTTGATAAGGTTATTGAAAAACTAACAATACAAGTATATAAAAAAATATTTATTGATAATAATAAGTGATCAAAAAAATATGGAAGATTTATTTATAACTATATTCGGATTTTTTATTATTATAACATGTTTTCTACTTATGTTAATTATTTTAATACAAAATCCTAAAAAAGAAAGTATTCATCATACTTTTATGGAAAAAGATTTTAGATTTTTTGGAGTAAAAAGAACAAATACTTTTCTTGAAAATATAACTTGGTTTTTATCTGCAGTTATATTTCTTCTAACTTTATTTTTCAATCTAATATTAAAATCAAAATAATAAAATGAATATTTTCTGCCATATTGACATTTAACATTACTTAAATGAAAAAAATTCAATTATTTCTCATTTGGCATGTTTTTGGCTTTGAACGGGTAGTATCGTTAACCTTAAAATTTATAATATGGTGGATATAAAAATTAAACCTTTAGCAGATCGTGTACTTGTTCAACCTGATCCTGCTGAAACAAAAACAGAATCAGGTATTATTATTCCTGATACAGCAAAAGAAAAACCACAAAAAGGAACTATAATAGCAGTAGGACAAGGAAAAAAAAATGAACCTATGATTCTAAAAGAAGGAAATAGAGTTTTATACGGAAAATATTCTGGAACAGAATTAAAATGGGAAGGGGAAGAATATCTCATTATGCGAGAATCTGATGTAATAGCTATTATATGATCATATATTAATAAAAAAATCTAAAAAAATTATGGCAAAAGATATTAAATTCGATATTGAAGCAAGGGATAAATTAAAAAAAGGAGTAGATGCATTAGCTAATGCAGTTAAAGTTACTTTAGGACCAAAAGGTCGTAACGTAGTACTACAAAAATCGTTTGGAGGACCTCAAGTAACTAAAGATGGGGTGACTGTAGCAAAAGAAATTGAATTAGAAGATCCTATAGAAAATTTAGGAGCTCAAATGGTAAAAGAAGTAGCATCTAAAACTAACGATGTAGCAGGTGATGGGACTACAACTGCTACTGTATTGGCTCAAGCTATTGTTAGAGAAGGATTAAAAAATGTAGCTGCTGGTGCAAATCCTATGGATTTAAAAAGAGGGATAGATAAAGCTTTGGAAGGAGTTATTTTTGATTTAAGAAAACAATCCAGAGAAGTAGGAGGAAATACAGAAAAAATAAAACAAGTAGCTTCCATTTCTGCAAATAATGATGAAAAAACTGGAGCTTTAATAGCTGATGCTTTTGAAAAAGTAGGAAGAGAAGGAGTTATTACAGTAGAAGAAGCTAAAGGGACAGATACATCCGTAGATGTAGTAGAAGGGATGCAGTTTGACAGAGGTTATCAATCTCCATATTTTGTGACAAACACTGAAAAAATGATCACAGAATTTGATCAACCTCAGATTTTATTATCTGATAAAAAGATAGCGGCAATGAAAGATTTATTGCCTATATTAGAACCTGTAGCTCAATCTGGTAAACCTTTGCTCATTATATCCGAAGAAGTTGAAGGAGAAGCATTAGCCACATTAGTGGTAAATAAAATTAGAGGAACTCTAAAAGTAGCAGCTATAAAAGCACCTGGATTTGGAGATAGAAGAAAAGCTATGTTAGAAGATATAGCTATTCTAACAGGTGGTACTGTTGTTTCTGAAGAAACAGGAAGTAAATTAGAAGACGTAAAATTAAATATGCTGGGAAAAGCAGAAAGAGTCATTATAGATAAAGATAATACCACTATTGTTAATGGAGGAGGAAATAAAAAAGATATAAGAGCACGTGTCGATCAAATTAAAGCACAAATAGAATCTACAACGTCAGATTATGATAAAGAAAAATTACAAGAACGTCTTGCTAAATTAGCTGGAGGAGTAGCCGTTCTTTATGTTGGAGCCGCTTCTGAAGTAGAAATGAAAGAAAAAAAAGACCGTGTAGATGATGCTTTAAATGCAACAAGAGCTGCAGTAGAAGAAGGAATTGTAGCAGGAGGTGGGGTAGCCTTAGTTCGTGCTATTAAATCATTGGATCATATAAAAGGAGATAATTCTGATCAAGATACAGGTATACAAATAGTAAGAAGATCTTTAGAAGAACCTTTACGTCAGATTGTAGCTAACGCAGGTGGAGAAGGATCTGTAGTTGTAGCTAAAGTAGCTGAAGGAAAAGGAGATTTTGGATATGATGCTAAAATTGGAGAATACAAAAATATGATTGTAGAAGGAATTATAGACCCTACTAAAGTAGCCAGAGTAGCATTAGAAAATGCAGCTTCAGTATCCGGTATGTTATTAACTACTGAATGCGTTGTAACAGAAATAAAGAAAGAGGAACCAAACATATCACCTCCAATGCCAGGAGCTGGAGGAGGTGGAATGGGAGGAATGATGTAAATAGAAATAAAAAAAATAGTGTCTTAGGACACTATTTTTTTTATTAAAACCAATTTTTTTGGATTTTTAAAGTTTGTTCGATCACGTCTCTTACACATCCTCTTCCTCCTTTTTTCGGAGAAATATATTTAGATATATCTTTTACTTCTTGAACAGCATCTATGGGAGAACAAGGTAAAGCTACAGATTTCATTATTTCTATATCTGGGATATCATCTCCCATATAAAGAATTTTTTTCTTAGTAATATTGAGAATATTACAATATTCATCTAAATATTTTTTTTTATTATCTGCACCTTGATAAATGTAACGTATATTCAGTCCTCTTAGACGACGAAAAACCATTATATCAGAACCCCTAGTAATAATACATAAATTATACCCTTTCCTTTTTGCTAACTGCATAGCATATCCATCTTTAGCAAACATTTGACGAACCATTCCATATGGAAATAGACTTAAAGTACAATTCGTCAATACCCCATCTACATCAAATATGAAAGTAGTAATATCATTCATTATATTTATATAATCATCCATAAATCAACATATAATCTCATCCATAAATCAACCTTTGATTATAATTATTATATATCTTCAAAATTAATATTCGTGAAATTTTTTATTTCTGATGTTTTCTTTTTTACTTCTTTAGATTCTTGGTTATAGGTCATATGATTTTTAAAATCCTTTTGATGACGTTCCGAAATAACTTCTCTTCCTTTTTCATTAATAATAAATCGAATCATATCATCAAGTATACTCTGAAATTTTGAAAAATCCTCTTTGTACAAATAAATTTTATGTTTTTTGTAAGTAATTTCTCCAGTTTCGGTAAAACTTTTTTTACTTTCAGTGATAGTTAAATAATAATCTCCTGCTCTTGTTTCTCTGGCATCAAAAAAATATGTACGACTTCCAGTTTTTAGAGTTTTTGAACAAATTTCATTTCTTTCTTTAGTATTTTCTTTTTCGTCCATTTCAATAAAATATTATAATCCTATATTTAAGCAAATCTAAAAAAAAAAATGGATCTTCCTATTTTTAATTCAAAAAAAATTTTTATAATAAAATATTATTATTTTGCTATTTTTGATATTTTTCCATTTTTTAATACAATAAACAAATCAAAATCAGATATATAAGAAATATCATGAGTAATGATCATAATAGTGGTATTTCTCATTTCCTTTTTTATACAACAAATAATTTTTTTTCTAGTTTTTTGGTCTATAGCCGAAAAACTATCATCAAATACAAGTATTTTTGGATTTCTAATAAGTGCTCTAGCTATACATATTCTTTGTTTTTGTCCTCCAGATAAAGTAATTCCTCTTTCTCCTATAACTGTTTTATATCCATTCTTAAAACTCAGAATATCATCTTCTATCATTGCTTTTCTAGCAGCATCATATACTTTATAGCATGGAGTTACTTTTTCTATACTTCCTAAAGCAATATTATTATAAATAGAGTCTGAAAAAAGAAAAGATTCTTGAGGAACATACCCTATGTTATTTCTAAAATCATATAAATTATGATGTTTCAAAGATAAATTATCTACTAGTATTTCTCCTTTATATGGATCATATAAACGTGAAACTAATCTTCCTACTGTTGTTTTTCCGGATCCTGTTTCTCCTGTTAAAACCATAGTTTTTCCCTTTCTTAAAATAAAGGATATCTTTCTAATTATTAGTTTTTTATTTTTTAGTTTGTTATAATAAATAAAACTAACATTTTTAAATTGAACTGTTCCAATAATTTTTTTTTTTATTAAATTTTTATTAAAAATTTCAGGTTTTTCTTTTAAAAATTCGCTTATTCTAAATTGTGAAACTTTAGCTCTTTCCACAATGGATACGACCCATCCTAATATAATGAAAGGAAATATAAGTATATTAATATATGTAAGAAATTCAGCAATAGTTCCGATTTCTTTTATTTCTCCTTCAAAATATTTTTTCCCTCCAAAAAAAAGAATTAATAAATGACTAATTCCTATAAAAAATAGGATAATAGAAGATAAAATTGTATCAATTTTTGCTAGTTCTATATTTTTTTTTTGATATTTTAATATAATTTTTTTATATTTTTTTTTAAAAAAGGATTCTGATACAAATGATTTAATGATATGAATTCCAGAAAAAGTTTCTTGAATAAAAGAACATATAAGAGATTGATAATTTTGAACTTTCTCACTATTTTTAGTAATATGAATACTAATATAATAAATAGAAATAAAAAGAATAGGTATAGGAATAATTACATAAAAAGTTAACATTTGATTAATTCGAAACATTTGTATAAAAACCATAAAAAATAAAACTACAAGGTTAACAAAATACATAATTCCAGGACCTATGTACTGTCTTATAAAAGAAACATCTTCTGTTAGTCTATTCATTAAATCTCCTGTTGAATTCTTTTTATAAAAAGACAAACTCAATTTTTGATAATGTAAAAAAATTTCATTTTTTATATCAAATTCTATCATTCTAGAAGTAGTAATAATACATTGTCGCATATGATACTTGACGAATCCTCCTACAATAGGAACCATTAATATTATCCCGGTATAAATACAAATATTTTTTTTTAAAAAAAAAGAATTTGATGTATTTGAAAAATTTATCAATAAATTTTTTATTGTGTCAATAGACTTTCCTATATAAGGAATAGGAAATAAAGTTAAAATATTTGAAATCAGAATTAATAAGAACCCTATACAAAAACGTAATCTATATCTTTTACAATATTTTTTGCTAAAAGCAAATAACCCAACCATATAACATACAAAAATACAAACTTTTTCAGTTTAATTTTTTATTTATATAATTGTTACAAAACCTTATTTTGTAATATAGTATAAATTAACATTATCAAAATAAAATGTCCATAAGACGAAAGTTCAGGATAATAAGTTTACAATTTTTGTATGCTCAACATTTATCCAAAATGGATTCTAATCAAGTAGAAAAAAATATGCTTCAAAGCATTGAAGAATTACATAATTTATATATTAGTCTTCTTTGTCTGATTTTAAAAATACGTGAAAGTATTCTAACAAATAACGGAAATAATAAAAATTTTATACAAAAAAAATTCGCATGTAATTCCGTTATAAAAATATTATCCAATAATGAATACTTGATACAAGAATATTATTCTTCAGAAAAAAAAGAAAAAATATTATGGAAAAAACAGGATGAATATTTTTTTGTATTACTACAAGACTTACTACAAGTAATGTATACATCTCATCTATGTAAAAAATATTTTGACCATCCATCTTCTTCTTTTGAAGAAGAAAAAAAATTTATTATAAAATACTATAAAAATTTTATTATTCCCAATAAAAAATTAATAGGATATGCAGAAGATCTATATATAAATGGACAAGAAAACTTATGTATAGCTCACTCCATGGTTTGTAAAACTTTACAATTTATCAAACATTCCACTCCATCTAATTTTAGATTATACAATATTTACAAAAACAATGAAAATATCAAATTTATTATTGATTTGTATAGAAATACAATTTTTCACAAAAAAGAATTTAATGACTTGATTAGTACTATATCCAATAATTGGGATATAAAAAGAATATCAGTTATAGATCTAATCATCTTGCAAATGTCTATTTGTGAGTTTTTGTATTTTCCTAATATTCCTCCAAAAGCTACCATGAATGAATATATAGAAATTACAAAAATATTTTGTACGGAAAAAAGTAAAATTTTTATTAATGGAATATTAGATCAAATCTTTAAACTTTTACATAAAAAAAATAAAATATTTAAAGAAGGAAAGGGACTTACAAAATGAATTTATTATCTTATTATTTAATAAAATATTATTGTATGTTTTTACAACAAAATTCCATTGCAAATACTATTTGCATGTTTGCATTAATTTTCATAATATTCTATTTTTTTATGATACGACCTCAAATAAAAAAACAGAAAACAGAAAAAAAATTCCAAGAAAACTTGAAAAAAGGAAATTATATAGTAACAAATTCAGGAATACACGGAAAAATTATAGATATAACAGATACTTTTTGTGTATTAGAAACAATTACAGGAAAAATAAAACTTGAAAAAAATACAGTTTCTAAAGAGTTAACTCAATTAAGATATAATAAAAATCATGAAGAAAAAAAATGAAATTTATGTTGATAGGAATTACAGGAAAAATGGGATCAGGAAAAAGTTTATTTTCTTCTTTTTTTGAAAAAAAAGGAATACCCGTTTATTATTCGGATAAAAGAGGAAAAATATTAATGAACCAAAAAAGAGTTATAAAAGAAAATATTATAAAATATTTTGGAAGAAATTCTTATAATAAAAAAGAAAAAATTAATAAATCTTATTTATCTGAAATAGTTTTTAAAAATCCTATTGCATTAAGATTATTAGGTTCTATTGTTCATCCATGTATTTCAATAGATTTTAGAAACTGGATTTCTTCTATATATAAAAAAAAAACTCTATATGTAATCAAAGAATCTGCTCTTTTATTTGAAAGTGGAAGTTATAAAAAATGTGATTTAGTTATAACTATAACATCTCCAATGGAAAAAATGATTGAAAGAATAATAAAAAGAGATAATTTAAATAAAAATCAAATTATCAATCGTTTGAAAAATCAAATGTCTAATCAAAAAAGAAAGAAAAAATCTAATATTATCATTAAAAACCATTTTTCTAAAGCTTATCTTCAAAAAGAAGCCGATAGAATGCACAAATTATTCAAAAACTTATTTCATTATGGGAAAAGGAGATAAAAAAACAAGAAGAGGAAAAATAAGAAATAAAACTTATGGGAATCTTCGACCAAATTCAAAAAATGTTAGAAGAAAGAAAAAAAAAACTAATTCAAGTTAGTGATCTTCTTTTTCCGTTGTTGTAAACATAGATAAAAAATATAATAGTTGTGCTAAACTTCCTAAAGCAGAAACAACATAAGTCATAGCCGCCCAATTAAGGGATTCTTTTGCTTTTTGGTATTCTTGATAATTAACTATATTTTTATTTTTCATCCAATTTAAAGCTCTATTACTGGCGTTAAATTCTATTGGTAATGTTATAAAAGAAAAACATACAACTAAGAAGAAGGAACCAATTCCTAATTGAAGGATAAAAGAGTTATTACCTCCTGAATTATAAAAAAGGGTTAATCCAGATATTATAGCTAGATTAATAAATATGGAACTAAAGTTTAAAATAGAAATTAAATGATTACGAAATTTTAATAAATTGTAACCTAATTTATGTTGCAAAGCATGGCCACATTCATGAGAAGCAACGGCTATAGCAGCTGTACTACTTTCGTAATAAACTTTTTCGCTTAAATTTATTGTTTTGTTCAAAGGATTATAATGATCCATTAAGTCTCCTTCTGTATAAAGTACTTTAACATCATAAATTCCATGATCTATTAACATTTTTTCAGCTATTTCTTTTCCACTCATATTAGTAGAATGTAAGCGAAGTTTAGAATAAGTTATAAATTTATTTTTTAAAATTGTATTTACAATAATACTCACTAAAAAAGTGATTCCTATAATCAGATAATAAGTCATAAAATCTTTTTTTTAAACAAAATTATTTTCAATTAAAAATATATATAAATTAGCTTATGTGTCAAATTTTTGACTATGAATATTCCAACAGTAAATAATCTAAAAAGAGTCGTTATTATTGGAGCTGGATTTTCTGGGTTACAAGTAGCCAAAAAACTGAGAAAGGACAAATTTCAAGTTGTACTTGTAGATAAAAATAATTATCATACTTTTCAACCTTTATTATATCAGGTAGCTACAGCGGGATTAGAACCAGATTCTATAGCTCATTCTATTAGAAATATTATTAAAAAAACAAAAAACTTTTTTTTCAGATTAGCAAACGTTCATTATATCAATACAGAAAAACAAAAAATATATACAAATGTAGGTTATTTATCTTATGACCATTTAATTGTAGCTACTGGATCAATTACTAATTATTTTGGGAACAAGAATATTGAATATTTCTCATTTCCAATGAAATCTATTCCAGAAGCTTTAAATATTAGAAGTCTTATTTTACAAGATTTTGAATCGGCTTTACTAAAGAAAGATGACCAAGAAAGAAAAAGACTTATGACTTTTGTAATTGTGGGAGGAGGCCCTACTGGGGTCGAATTGGCTGGAGCTTTAGCTGAAATGAAAAAATATGTATTACCTCATGATTATCCAGATTTAGATATACAATTAATGAATATTCATTTACTACAAGCTACTTCTAGGTTATTAGATGGAATGTCTAAAAAATCATCAGAACAAGCTTATAAAAATTTGAAAGAATTAGGAGTTAATATTTGGTTAAATTGTTTAGTTAAAGATTATGATGGTCAAATCGTTTTTATGGAAAAAAATAAAAAAATAGAATCTGATAATGTAATATGGGCTGCTGGAGTGAAAGGAGCTTTAATTAAAGGGTTTTTAAAAGAAGATATAGAACACCATAGAATTTTAGTAGATAATTATCTTAGAGCTATTAGATACAAAAATATTTTTGCAATTGGAGACGTTGCTTATATGAATTCTTATCCTAGTGGACCCCCTATGACTGCACCACCTGCTATACAACAAGGTAATTATTTAGCAAAAAATTTTAATCTTTTTTCATCAAAAAAAAATATAATAAAACCTTTTGTCTATAAAAATATAGGTTCTATGGCTACTATTGGTAGAAATAAAGCTGTATGTGATTTTACTTTTTTTAAATTAAAAGGTTTTTTAGCATGGATAGTTTGGATGGTTGTTCATTTAGTAAGCTTAGTAGGTTTTAGAAATAGAGTAATAGCTTTAACAAACTGGATTATTCAATACTTTCATTATAATAAAAGTGTACGTTTAATTATAAGACCTTTTCATAGAAAAAAAAAAAATTATTTAAAAAAGAGTTGAGACAAAATATTTTTTATTTTATTTTCTGTTTCTACATATTCTTGATTTATATTACTATTTATAGTGATTCCACTTCCAGCATATAAAGTTATTTCGTTTTCTTTAACTTTTGCACATCTTAAATTAAGATATAATTCCATATTTTTTTCATTTACAGTTCCAAGATATCCTGCATAAAATTTTCTTTCATACCCTTCGTTTTTATTTATAAAACTTAAAGATTCTTTTTTTGGAAATCCACATATAGAAGGAGTAGGATGCATATAATTTAATAATTCATAATAGTTAGGTTTTTCAAAAAAAGAAAAAAAAATTGGAGTTTCTAAATGTGTTAAATGACCTACTCGTATAATTTTAGTTTTTTCTAAATAAATATGGCCTTTATAAGATTGTAATAATAATTGGGATATGTATTTTACTACGATTTGATGCTCTTTTATTTCTTTTTTAGTCCATTGATGATTTCCCCAAATCGTTCCTGCTAAAACTGATGTTTTAAATTTTTTTTTATGACATTTCATTAATAATTCTGGAGATGATCCTATCCAAAATCCATGATCTACGTTATACCAAAGACTAATGAAAGTATTAGGATAAGAACATACTAATTTTTGAAAGGTTTTTTTTAAATCAATAATATGAAAAGAAATTTTTATAGATCTAGATAATACTACTTTTTGAAAAAAACCTTGTTTTATATTTTCAATTGCTTTTTTAATTATATTTTTATATGCAGAAGATAAAATTAAAAGGGAAGAATTTCTTTCATAATAAGAAGAAGAATAGTCATTATATCTATTTTCTAATTTTTGTATATCTACAAAATAGATATGTTTTGGTTTTATTTTTATTGTGTAATTATGATCAAAATCTTGAATTAAAAAAAATTCTTTTCCATTATTTGGATAATGAGAATAAAAAAAAATTTTTTTTTCATAAGGTTTTCTAAAAATGACAAAATTATTACGTATCCAATAATTTTTTATAATTTTTTTATATAACGAAAAAATACTGATTTTCTTTATCATAAAAACTATTTTTTTTGTATTAACATATTCGTCATTTTACAAAAACTAATGATATTTCTTTTTTCATTATAAACGTTAATTTGAACAATATGTAAAGTTTTTCCTTTATGAACTATTCTAGCTTTAGAAAATAAAAATCCTTTTTTTATACTACGAATATGGTTTGCAGAAATTTCTATATTAAAAATATTCATATTATTATTTTTTTCTTTATTA
Coding sequences within:
- the secG gene encoding preprotein translocase subunit SecG, which encodes MLIILIQNPKKESIHHTFMEKDFRFFGVKRTNTFLENITWFLSAVIFLLTLFFNLILKSK
- a CDS encoding co-chaperone GroES; the encoded protein is MVDIKIKPLADRVLVQPDPAETKTESGIIIPDTAKEKPQKGTIIAVGQGKKNEPMILKEGNRVLYGKYSGTELKWEGEEYLIMRESDVIAII
- the groL gene encoding chaperonin GroEL (60 kDa chaperone family; promotes refolding of misfolded polypeptides especially under stressful conditions; forms two stacked rings of heptamers to form a barrel-shaped 14mer; ends can be capped by GroES; misfolded proteins enter the barrel where they are refolded when GroES binds); this encodes MAKDIKFDIEARDKLKKGVDALANAVKVTLGPKGRNVVLQKSFGGPQVTKDGVTVAKEIELEDPIENLGAQMVKEVASKTNDVAGDGTTTATVLAQAIVREGLKNVAAGANPMDLKRGIDKALEGVIFDLRKQSREVGGNTEKIKQVASISANNDEKTGALIADAFEKVGREGVITVEEAKGTDTSVDVVEGMQFDRGYQSPYFVTNTEKMITEFDQPQILLSDKKIAAMKDLLPILEPVAQSGKPLLIISEEVEGEALATLVVNKIRGTLKVAAIKAPGFGDRRKAMLEDIAILTGGTVVSEETGSKLEDVKLNMLGKAERVIIDKDNTTIVNGGGNKKDIRARVDQIKAQIESTTSDYDKEKLQERLAKLAGGVAVLYVGAASEVEMKEKKDRVDDALNATRAAVEEGIVAGGGVALVRAIKSLDHIKGDNSDQDTGIQIVRRSLEEPLRQIVANAGGEGSVVVAKVAEGKGDFGYDAKIGEYKNMIVEGIIDPTKVARVALENAASVSGMLLTTECVVTEIKKEEPNISPPMPGAGGGGMGGMM
- a CDS encoding KdsC family phosphatase; translated protein: MDDYINIMNDITTFIFDVDGVLTNCTLSLFPYGMVRQMFAKDGYAMQLAKRKGYNLCIITRGSDIMVFRRLRGLNIRYIYQGADNKKKYLDEYCNILNITKKKILYMGDDIPDIEIMKSVALPCSPIDAVQEVKDISKYISPKKGGRGCVRDVIEQTLKIQKNWF
- a CDS encoding DUF3276 family protein, whose translation is MDEKENTKERNEICSKTLKTGSRTYFFDARETRAGDYYLTITESKKSFTETGEITYKKHKIYLYKEDFSKFQSILDDMIRFIINEKGREVISERHQKDFKNHMTYNQESKEVKKKTSEIKNFTNINFEDI
- a CDS encoding ABC transporter ATP-binding protein yields the protein MVGLFAFSKKYCKRYRLRFCIGFLLILISNILTLFPIPYIGKSIDTIKNLLINFSNTSNSFFLKKNICIYTGIILMVPIVGGFVKYHMRQCIITTSRMIEFDIKNEIFLHYQKLSLSFYKKNSTGDLMNRLTEDVSFIRQYIGPGIMYFVNLVVLFFMVFIQMFRINQMLTFYVIIPIPILFISIYYISIHITKNSEKVQNYQSLICSFIQETFSGIHIIKSFVSESFFKKKYKKIILKYQKKNIELAKIDTILSSIILFFIGISHLLILFFGGKKYFEGEIKEIGTIAEFLTYINILIFPFIILGWVVSIVERAKVSQFRISEFLKEKPEIFNKNLIKKKIIGTVQFKNVSFIYYNKLKNKKLIIRKISFILRKGKTMVLTGETGSGKTTVGRLVSRLYDPYKGEILVDNLSLKHHNLYDFRNNIGYVPQESFLFSDSIYNNIALGSIEKVTPCYKVYDAARKAMIEDDILSFKNGYKTVIGERGITLSGGQKQRICIARALIRNPKILVFDDSFSAIDQKTRKKIICCIKKEMRNTTIMIITHDISYISDFDLFIVLKNGKISKIAK
- the nusB gene encoding transcription antitermination factor NusB is translated as MSIRRKFRIISLQFLYAQHLSKMDSNQVEKNMLQSIEELHNLYISLLCLILKIRESILTNNGNNKNFIQKKFACNSVIKILSNNEYLIQEYYSSEKKEKILWKKQDEYFFVLLQDLLQVMYTSHLCKKYFDHPSSSFEEEKKFIIKYYKNFIIPNKKLIGYAEDLYINGQENLCIAHSMVCKTLQFIKHSTPSNFRLYNIYKNNENIKFIIDLYRNTIFHKKEFNDLISTISNNWDIKRISVIDLIILQMSICEFLYFPNIPPKATMNEYIEITKIFCTEKSKIFINGILDQIFKLLHKKNKIFKEGKGLTK
- the yajC gene encoding preprotein translocase subunit YajC yields the protein MIRPQIKKQKTEKKFQENLKKGNYIVTNSGIHGKIIDITDTFCVLETITGKIKLEKNTVSKELTQLRYNKNHEEKK
- the coaE gene encoding dephospho-CoA kinase (Dephospho-CoA kinase (CoaE) performs the final step in coenzyme A biosynthesis.), whose amino-acid sequence is MKFMLIGITGKMGSGKSLFSSFFEKKGIPVYYSDKRGKILMNQKRVIKENIIKYFGRNSYNKKEKINKSYLSEIVFKNPIALRLLGSIVHPCISIDFRNWISSIYKKKTLYVIKESALLFESGSYKKCDLVITITSPMEKMIERIIKRDNLNKNQIINRLKNQMSNQKRKKKSNIIIKNHFSKAYLQKEADRMHKLFKNLFHYGKRR
- a CDS encoding 30S ribosomal protein THX, producing the protein MGKGDKKTRRGKIRNKTYGNLRPNSKNVRRKKKKTNSS
- a CDS encoding zinc metallopeptidase — translated: MTYYLIIGITFLVSIIVNTILKNKFITYSKLRLHSTNMSGKEIAEKMLIDHGIYDVKVLYTEGDLMDHYNPLNKTINLSEKVYYESSTAAIAVASHECGHALQHKLGYNLLKFRNHLISILNFSSIFINLAIISGLTLFYNSGGNNSFILQLGIGSFFLVVCFSFITLPIEFNASNRALNWMKNKNIVNYQEYQKAKESLNWAAMTYVVSALGSLAQLLYFLSMFTTTEKEDH
- a CDS encoding NAD(P)/FAD-dependent oxidoreductase yields the protein MNIPTVNNLKRVVIIGAGFSGLQVAKKLRKDKFQVVLVDKNNYHTFQPLLYQVATAGLEPDSIAHSIRNIIKKTKNFFFRLANVHYINTEKQKIYTNVGYLSYDHLIVATGSITNYFGNKNIEYFSFPMKSIPEALNIRSLILQDFESALLKKDDQERKRLMTFVIVGGGPTGVELAGALAEMKKYVLPHDYPDLDIQLMNIHLLQATSRLLDGMSKKSSEQAYKNLKELGVNIWLNCLVKDYDGQIVFMEKNKKIESDNVIWAAGVKGALIKGFLKEDIEHHRILVDNYLRAIRYKNIFAIGDVAYMNSYPSGPPMTAPPAIQQGNYLAKNFNLFSSKKNIIKPFVYKNIGSMATIGRNKAVCDFTFFKLKGFLAWIVWMVVHLVSLVGFRNRVIALTNWIIQYFHYNKSVRLIIRPFHRKKKNYLKKS
- a CDS encoding chorismate-binding protein codes for the protein MIKKISIFSLYKKIIKNYWIRNNFVIFRKPYEKKIFFYSHYPNNGKEFFLIQDFDHNYTIKIKPKHIYFVDIQKLENRYNDYSSSYYERNSSLLILSSAYKNIIKKAIENIKQGFFQKVVLSRSIKISFHIIDLKKTFQKLVCSYPNTFISLWYNVDHGFWIGSSPELLMKCHKKKFKTSVLAGTIWGNHQWTKKEIKEHQIVVKYISQLLLQSYKGHIYLEKTKIIRVGHLTHLETPIFFSFFEKPNYYELLNYMHPTPSICGFPKKESLSFINKNEGYERKFYAGYLGTVNEKNMELYLNLRCAKVKENEITLYAGSGITINSNINQEYVETENKIKNILSQLFFK